A single window of Poecilia reticulata strain Guanapo linkage group LG10, Guppy_female_1.0+MT, whole genome shotgun sequence DNA harbors:
- the LOC103470931 gene encoding uncharacterized protein LOC103470931 encodes MLAEGFLRLMCYREERKFATASKRKGYQTSTRCADPLSCAVSEPNFVNPQIHLAEESNQEELDPNKPQGLKVVSEPPGLLIPGCSPAAALPPICVEDCSLLEHYPDLQVADSGRISHNIPRTVANQEDFHFQPNVPEAYLQTEAKQESIPDQGYLVMGASENISLDLPGLEPVSNSVLNWFLEKQLEEVYMQHLTDNLARCDSHFGHSLLHGLGPPPQPGCQSHGPYSLEASLEEGSRGDSDEKISYLNTHNLVPCSSTFSSPMLRISEVDNPQLQGNNPSK; translated from the exons ATGCTTGCTGAAGGTTTTCTCAGATTAATGTGCTACAGGGAGGAGAGGAAGTTCGCCACAGCTTCCAAAAGGAAAGGATATCAGACGAGCACGCGATGTGCCGATCCGCTCAGCTGTGCTGTCTCTGAGCCGAACTTTGTCAACCCACAGATACATTTGGCCGAAG AGTCAAACCAGGAAGAGCTGGATCCCAACAAACCCCAGGGACTGAAAGTGGTCTCCGAGCCTCCAGGTCTCCTGATTCCTGGGTGTTCGCCGGCAGCTGCCCTCCCACCCATCTGCGTCGAAGACTGCAGCCTCCTGGAGCATTACCCAGACCTGCAGGTGGCCGACTCAGGCCGCATCTCACACAACATCCCCAGAACCGTGGCCAACCAAGAGGACTTTCACTTTCAGCCTAATGTCCCAGAGGCGTACCTCCAAACGGAGGCCAAACAAGAGTCCATCCCAGACCAGGGGTACCTGGTGATGGGGGCGAGTGAAAACATCAGCTTGGATCTGCCTGGTTTGGAGCCCGTGTCCAACTCTGTGTTGAATTGGTTTCTGGAGAAACAGCTGGAGGAGGTTTACATGCAACACCTGACCGACAACTTGGCCCGATGCGACTCCCACTTTGGACACAGCCTTCTGCACGGCCTGGGTCCGCCACCGCAGCCCGGTTGCCAGTCACACGGGCCGTACTCACTGGAAGCCAGTCTGGAGGAAGGATCCAGGGGGGACAGTGACGAGAAAATTAGCTATCTGAACACCCACAACTTAGTGCCCTGCTCATCTACCT